A portion of the Calothrix sp. 336/3 genome contains these proteins:
- a CDS encoding alpha/beta fold hydrolase, producing MNRRLTQFCQSTLLTVAVSATSSCVVNQVTPDRAKFGAAWETVDCKTFDMPDSVAAKSDCGYVTVPEQHGQPQGRTIQLAVVRTRSTSKAPAADPLFVEQGGPGDSTIGIIADWALPTFPELQALLKSRDLIFVEERGTRYSKPFLSCPELDAHNIAVAKGEKAYTDPGWFKACNDRFKAQGINPNAFNTRENAADVYFVAQTLGYKQFNYYGVSYGTLLGQYVISQADKHKAKLRSVILDGVVRPDIDFNLASGHTISYALRNLFHACAKNQQCNSAYPNLEQKFLAIVDQLNKKPIPLTLTIPSSKKTFVTQLDGNAFITGIETYLARPYSGNTARGTSIPKFIQAASKGNFGWIAEKLSENLESSNDSAKGMYHTVLCARAKSVQVKPDQVLPPPYPQLIPLGIREAEAVTKVCDVLQSELKPPFVYENPEIPTLVLNGTYDPVTPQPYGEAVARNLKTAYVYTFPGVGHGALFAPRGMPAEACVTQIAADFLGNPQQTPDSRCLTQIKPAFVVE from the coding sequence ATGAACAGACGGCTAACTCAGTTTTGCCAATCCACCCTCCTCACCGTTGCTGTTTCTGCTACAAGCAGTTGTGTTGTCAATCAAGTGACTCCCGATCGTGCCAAGTTTGGTGCAGCATGGGAAACCGTTGACTGCAAAACCTTTGACATGCCTGATTCCGTTGCTGCAAAGTCGGATTGTGGTTACGTCACCGTTCCCGAACAGCACGGACAACCCCAGGGGCGCACCATCCAACTTGCTGTCGTGCGAACCCGTAGCACCAGCAAAGCCCCTGCTGCCGATCCTCTGTTTGTCGAACAGGGTGGGCCTGGTGACTCAACCATCGGCATTATTGCTGATTGGGCTTTGCCGACGTTTCCCGAACTACAAGCTTTGTTAAAGAGCCGTGATTTGATCTTCGTAGAGGAGCGGGGGACACGGTATTCCAAGCCTTTCCTGTCCTGCCCAGAGCTTGATGCTCACAATATTGCTGTGGCTAAAGGGGAGAAAGCATACACCGATCCAGGTTGGTTCAAGGCATGTAACGATCGCTTCAAGGCTCAAGGGATTAACCCCAACGCCTTCAATACCCGCGAAAATGCTGCTGATGTTTACTTTGTGGCACAGACGTTAGGCTACAAGCAATTTAACTACTATGGCGTTTCCTACGGCACGCTGCTGGGGCAGTATGTCATCTCTCAAGCGGACAAGCACAAGGCGAAACTCCGCAGCGTGATCCTGGATGGCGTGGTCAGACCGGATATTGATTTTAATCTGGCATCGGGTCACACAATTAGCTATGCCCTGCGAAATCTGTTTCACGCCTGCGCCAAAAATCAACAATGCAACTCAGCCTATCCCAATCTGGAACAGAAATTTCTGGCGATTGTTGATCAACTCAACAAGAAACCCATTCCCCTGACCCTGACCATTCCCTCCAGCAAAAAAACATTCGTTACCCAACTCGATGGCAATGCCTTTATCACTGGCATCGAAACTTATTTAGCCCGACCCTATTCTGGTAACACAGCCCGTGGCACTTCTATACCCAAGTTCATCCAGGCAGCGAGCAAGGGCAACTTTGGTTGGATTGCAGAAAAACTTTCAGAGAATCTGGAAAGTAGTAATGACAGCGCCAAAGGAATGTATCACACCGTCCTCTGTGCCCGGGCGAAATCGGTGCAAGTCAAGCCCGACCAGGTGCTGCCGCCGCCCTATCCGCAACTCATCCCCTTGGGCATCCGCGAAGCCGAAGCTGTGACGAAGGTCTGTGACGTTCTCCAGTCCGAGCTGAAACCGCCTTTTGTCTACGAAAATCCGGAGATTCCCACCCTGGTGTTGAACGGCACTTACGACCCAGTCACGCCCCAGCCCTACGGAGAAGCCGTGGCCAGGAACTTAAAAACCGCCTATGTTTACACCTTTCCCGGTGTCGGGCATGGGGCATTATTTGCGCCGCGGGGTATGCCTGCGGAAGCCTGTGTGACTCAAATTGCCGCCGACTTTCTGGGTAACCCGCAACAAACGCCCGATAGCCGCTGTCTCACCCAAATCAAGCCTGCGTTTGTCGTTGAGTGA